ACAGGCCCGGGCCTTGCTCGCCCGGGTCGGTCTGGCGGACAAGGCCATGCATTACCCGTCGATGTTGTCCGGTGGACAGCAGCAGCGCGTGGCGATCGCCCGGGCGCTGGCGATGAAACCTCAAGCCATGCTGTTCGACGAGCCCACCAGCGCCCTGGATCCGGAAACCGTCGGCGAGGTCCTGCAGGTGATGAAGCAGTTGGCCGATGACGGCATGACCATGGTAGTGGTCACCCATGAAATGGGTTTTGCCCGGGAAGTCGCTGATCGCGTGGTGGTTCTCGATCAGGGCGAACTGATTGAGCAGGGGCCGCCGGAGCAGATCTTCAGTCGACCGACACACCCGCGAACTCGGGCCTTTCTCAGTCGCGTGCTGTGACCTTCTCAGTCAGGGTTTTTTACCCGGCAATGGAACCGGATACCTGCGGCCATTGAATCTTTGTTTGGAAGAGCTTTTGCCATGTTGAAATTTTCTGCCCACGAATATCCCTATCCGTCGCAACGTCAGAGTGTGTTTGCCCGCCGTGGCATGGTCGCGGCTTCACAGCCACTGGCCGCCGAGGCCGGCATCGAAATCATGCGCAACGGCGGCAATGCCATTGATGCCGCGATCGCTACAGCGGCGGCGCTAACGGTAGTTGAACCCACCGGCTGCGGCTTGGGCGGCGACGCCTTTGCTCTGGTCTGGAGCAAAGGCCAATTGCACGGACTGAACGGCAACGGCCAAGCGCCGGCGGCACTGACGATCGATGCAGTCAAGGCGTGTGGTCACGAGCGGATGCCGCTTTATGGCTGGACGCCGGTCACGGTGCCCGGTTGTCCTTCGGCCTGGGCGGAGTTGTCCAGACGGTTCGGCAAGCTGCCCTTTGCCGAGTTGCTGCAGCCCGCGATCAGTCTGGCCCGGGAGGGCTTCCCAGTGTCGCCGGTGGTCGCCCGACAATGGCAGACTGCTCTGGATGAATTCAGCCCCCATCGAGACCCGGTGCTAGACGCCTGGTTCGACACGTTCCTGATTGATGGCCGTGCGCCAAAGGCCGGTGAATTATTCCGCAACCCGGCGCAAGCCCGAACGCTGGAAGAACTGGCGGACAGCGCTTGCGAAAGCCTCTATCGCGGCGCTCTGGCTCAGCGGCTGGATGCCCATTCCCGCGCCACCGGCGGCTACCTGCGAGCCAGCGACCTGCAGGACTATCGCGCCCAATGGGTGGACCCGATCAGCATCAATTACCGCGGCTACGATGTGTGGGAAATCCCTCCAAGCGGGCAAGGATTGGTGGCCCTGATGACCCTGAAAATCCTTCAGGGTTTCGACTTCGATCACCGAGACAGCCAGCAGACCTGGCATCGTCAATTGGAAGCCATGAAGCTGGCCTACAGCGATGGCCTGCATTACATCACCGATCCGCTGCACATGCGTGTGGCGGTGGCTGATCTTCTCAGCGACACCTATAGCAGCCAACGCCGTGAACAGATCGTTGATCAGGCTCAGCAACCTGATCCCGGCGATCCTCACGCCAGCGGTACGGTGTACCTGGCCACGGCAGATGCGCAGGGCAATATGGTGTCCTTCATCCAGAGTAACTACCACGGCTTCGGTTCTGGCGTGGTGCTGCCAGACAGCGGCATCGCCTTGCAGAACCGTGGGCAGGAATTCAGTCTCGACCCTGACCACGCCAACTGCCTGGCACCGGGCAAAAAGACCTTCCACACCATCATTCCTGGCTTCATCAGTAAAGGTGACGCGCCGGTGGGACCGTTCGGCGTCATGGGTGGCTACATGCAGCCCCAAGGCCATGTGCAGATGGTCATGAACCTGGTGGATTTTGGTCTCAATCCTCAAGCTGCGCTGGACGCACCGCGATGGCAATGGCTGGGAGGCATGAAAGTCGGCATCGAGCAGGGGGCGTCGAGGGACTTGGCCGCTTCGCTGGCCCGGCGCGGACATAAGGTTCAGGTCGATTGCGACCTGATCAACTATGGCCGAGGGCAGATCATCATCCGCGACCCGGACACCGGTGTGTTGTGCGGCGGCACCGAGCCGCGGGCCGATTCCCATATTGCTGTGTGGTAACGGGTAGCTGAAAACAAACGAAGACGACTCGGTCTCTTCTGCGTGAAAAATACGCTGTGCATCCGTGCGCGGAACTGATGCACAGCGTGGCCTCGCGTGTTCTCTAGCCTTCTTCGACTGGACGTGGTTGGGGCGCGGTAGGTTCAGTGGAGATTGCTGGGGCTTAGAGGGGCTGCTCGCTCGCATCCCCAGAAACGACAAAGCCCTGAAAACACTTCAAAACCACTGATTGCTAAAGCAATCAGGATCCGAAAGTAGCTCACTCGGTCGAAGGGACGGATGCTTTGCTGCCCAAGCGGATCAGCTCATTGGAAAAACACAGGCCGACGATGATCAGTACTGCCCCTGCGTACAGGCTTTCGCGCGGTACTTCATTGAGCACCACAAACGCCAGCAGCGCGGCGAACAACGGCTCGGTCAGCATTGCATTGATGACGATCCCTGTCGCTGATTTGTCGTTCGATAGAATGCCGCCCCACATCGATGGGACGTTTACTCCCATGCATCGCCGTGAAGGAGTGCTGAAGCGGATGGTTGAGGTGATTGCGGGTGGCGAGAAAAACGACTTTGGCCTTGGCAATCATCGGAATATGCTCGGCGAGCTCGATAAATCAAGTCAAGGCCTTGAAGGTAGTCAGATACGGCAACAGCGTTAAGCCACTTACTCCTTCCGGGCAGATTCCGGAGCAGGGATAATGCGCCTTTCCCACCAATCGGGTGAATCAATCGCCCAGCACAAGCAGCCGCCCGGACTCGGCTGCCAGCACTACAGGAAGGAGCTTTTACATGTCATACCGGCTTGCCATTTTCGACTTCGACGGCACGCTCGCTGATTCTTTTCCGTTCTTTGTTTCGGTGTTCAACCAGGTCGCTGACAGGCACGCATTCAGTCGAATTCACCCGCAAGAGTTGGACGGTCTGCGCAAGCAGGGGGCTCGGGAGATCATGGCTCATATCGGAATGCCTCGCTGGAAGTTGCCTCTGGTGGCGCGAACCTTCATGAGCTTGATGAAGAAACATCGAAGCTCGATCCCACTGTTCAATAACATTGCAAATACCCTCGCCCATCTTGACGAGAGAGGACTGATTCTGGCGGTGGTATCTTCTAACTCCCAAGAAAATATCAAGCAAATTTTGGGCTCCAGCTGTCAACATATCCGGGCCTTCGAGTGCGGCGCCTCCATTTTCGGCAAGGCGTCTCGCTTGCGCCGTGTCATGCGCAAATTCGACGTGGCGCAAGAGGAAGTTATCTACATCGGCGACCAACCTACGGATGGTGAAGCAGCTGCGACTGCCGGTATCGCCTTTGGTGCGGTCGCCTGGGGGTATGGAGCATATGATGCATTCCACAGTCTTCAATCCCATGAGTGGTTCGCCGATGTGAGCGAATTACGGCGACTGGCAGGAAGTGATACGCACCTTGAGTCATCCGCAAGTTTATAGGCTTGACCATTGAGTGGCGATTTCAGCCGATTTCAACAATCAGCCTCTGGCCGAAAGCTGTCAGTGGTGAGGGGAAACTTTCGACCCAAGGCAGCCGTTGAGACCTATGTGTTGTCGCTTTATGTTATTCGTTTTCATGGAGGATTCTGACTGATGGCACGCGTGGGATTGATACTGACACCCGGTTTTGCGGACTGGGAATATGCTTTCATTGCAGGAACCGCATCCCCGTTCTACGGGATCGACGTTAGGTTTTTCGCCTCTACTACGGGACAGTTCCGCTCGCAGGGTGGATTGGCAGTAACTGTGAATTGCAGCTTGCAACAATGCCTGGACTGGAAACCGGACGTTGTTGTCGTCATCGGTGGAATGATCTGGGAACGTGCAGATGCACCGGATATTCGGGACTTTCTTCATACTAGTCGTTCAAGTGGCGCGACAATTGCCGGTATCTGTGGGGGAACGCTGGCACTTGCGAGAGCCGGGCTTCTCGACACGGTTTCTCATACCTCGAACAGCGCTGACTTTTTACAACAGAATGCCGCAGGTTATGAAGGGTCCTCGCTTTATCGAAGCAGTCCAGTAGCTGTGGTTGCTGACCGCATCATAACTGCGCCAGGTCCTGCACCCGTTAGCTTTACCTGCGCAGTGTTCGAAGCTGCCGGGTTATCTTCAGAGATCATTTCTCAGTTCAGGTCAATGTTGGCAGCAGAACACGGGTGACCGCTTCGTCCTGAAAAAACAGCCAACCAGGTGATGTGCTCGAGAGTCCGCTCTTGGCCGATTCTGTTGAAAAAGTCGGCTTCGGTTTCCACGGCAGAAAAGTACGTGCCTGAGATTTAAATCTGTGTTTTGGGCAGAAGGTTCAGGACTCGGATTTCAATCTCGGACGCGTACTTTTCTGATGCGCAAACCAAGGCCGACTTTTTCAACAGAATCGGCCCGAAAGCTTCAAAAAAATGCCCGGACTTAGCCGGGCTCGTTAAAAAAAATTCAGCGCGAATCCACCTCTTTCGCGATCTCGACGGATGATTTTTCCCTGTGCCTCTGAAGCCAGCTATAGAACGCATGTACCGGATGGAGGACGGCGGTAAGCACGCCAAGCAGCAGGATGATGAAAATGATGATCAGCGGGATGCTTTCGTGCGAGAACATGGTGGGTTACTCCTGTATTCACTATGTCGGAACCCACAGGCTAGACGCATAGAACAATGTTTTTGATGAACGTATATTCATCCTCGGGTTCGTCAATTGTGCTACGGGGAGAGTCGCCAAACTGATTATGAATGTGCTTTGTACGGTGGCTGTGGCGAGGCCGAGATCTACTGCTTAAGCATCAAACTGCGCCATAGGATCACAGTTGGTGCTACAGGCACGACGTCCGTTTGTTGCGCTTCCGGTTTCGGCAACTCTAGTGTCGTCAACTCGCTCAGCCCGGATGAAGAATGCTGGCGTGCTAAAAGTTTGTCGGGCTCTTCGGTCGACTCATCGATAGGCGGCTTAGTCATTTGATCGAAACAACGACCTTGCCTTTGGCTCGTCCCTGCTCGACATACTTCAACGCCTCTGCCGTTGATTCAAAGGGGAAGGCGCGGTCAATCACCGGTTTGATGATGCCGGCCTCGATGAGCGCGGTTATTTGTTGCAGTTGGGCGCCGTTGGCCCGCATGAATACAAACCTGTAGCTGACGTCCTGCTTGCGCGCCTTGCGCCGAATACCGAGGCTCAGCAGGCGCATGACTTGTTGCAATGGCCAGGACAATCCTTGCTCCTGCGCGAACTGCGCAGTGGGTGGCCCAGAGATGGAAATGAGCTGGCCTCCGGGCTTGAGCACTTTGAGTGACTTCTCCAGGACATCGGTGCCGAGACTGTTCAACACCACGTCGTAGTCGTGCAAGACACTTTCGAAGTTCTGCTTTTTGTAGTCGATCACCAAATCGGCCCCCAATGCCTTCACCCATTCGACATTCGCAGTGCTGGTGGTTGTAGCGACAAACGCACCGAGGTGTTTGGCGAGCTGGATGGCGAGGGTGCCGACGCCGCCGGAGCCGGCGTGAATCAGCACTTTCTGACCCTTTTTCAGTTGGGCGGTTTCGACCAGCACTTGCCAGGCGGTCAGTGCAACCAAGGGGAGGGATGCGGCTTGTGCCATGCTGGTATTGGCAGGTTTCAGGGCGATCGCGTTCTCGTTCACGGCGATCAATTCGGCGAACGTGCCGATCCGCGCTTCCGGTGGGCGAGCGTACACTTCGTCTCCCGGTTTGAAGCGTGTCACCTTCGAGCCCACCTCAATCACGACGCCTGCCAGATCGTTACCCAGGATCAACGGAAATGAGTAGGGCAGGATCAGCTTGAATTCGCCTTTGCTGATCTTCGAATCCAGTGCGTTGACGCTACTGGCGTGTACCTCGATCAAAACGTCGTGGGCACTCACTGCGGGGGCGGGAGCTTCGCCAATCCGCCCGGGGTTCTTGCCATAGCGATCAATTAGAAATGCTTTCATCGTGGTGCGGCTCTTGTCGGTTGTAAGGAGGGTAGCCGGTGTGTTGCGGCGTTGCTGCGCCGTGTTGTCAGGCATCGAGGAACGCCTGTGCCTTGGCCACAAAGTCAGCGTGGTGTTGGAAAATACCGCCGTGCCCGGCATCCTCATAAATCACCAGTTGTGCGTTGGGGATACGCTTTGCCAGTGCACTCGAGTTAACGCTGGGCACCATGATGTCGTTGTCGCCGTTGACGATCAGCGTCGGCGTCCGCAAGCGTCTGAGGTCTTGTGGCGCCTGTTTGCCCCACGCAGTGATGGCTTTCAACTGCCGCAGGAAAGCGCTGGGCGTCGGGCTTTTGTCGCGATTTTTTTTGCGTGCTTTCAGGCGTTGTAAATACTGCGAGGCGGATCGACGACCATTGGGCGTCGAAGTAAAGAACA
The Pseudomonas sp. GR 6-02 genome window above contains:
- a CDS encoding HAD hydrolase-like protein, whose protein sequence is MSYRLAIFDFDGTLADSFPFFVSVFNQVADRHAFSRIHPQELDGLRKQGAREIMAHIGMPRWKLPLVARTFMSLMKKHRSSIPLFNNIANTLAHLDERGLILAVVSSNSQENIKQILGSSCQHIRAFECGASIFGKASRLRRVMRKFDVAQEEVIYIGDQPTDGEAAATAGIAFGAVAWGYGAYDAFHSLQSHEWFADVSELRRLAGSDTHLESSASL
- a CDS encoding NADP-dependent oxidoreductase, whose protein sequence is MKAFLIDRYGKNPGRIGEAPAPAVSAHDVLIEVHASSVNALDSKISKGEFKLILPYSFPLILGNDLAGVVIEVGSKVTRFKPGDEVYARPPEARIGTFAELIAVNENAIALKPANTSMAQAASLPLVALTAWQVLVETAQLKKGQKVLIHAGSGGVGTLAIQLAKHLGAFVATTTSTANVEWVKALGADLVIDYKKQNFESVLHDYDVVLNSLGTDVLEKSLKVLKPGGQLISISGPPTAQFAQEQGLSWPLQQVMRLLSLGIRRKARKQDVSYRFVFMRANGAQLQQITALIEAGIIKPVIDRAFPFESTAEALKYVEQGRAKGKVVVSIK
- a CDS encoding DJ-1/PfpI family protein, with the translated sequence MARVGLILTPGFADWEYAFIAGTASPFYGIDVRFFASTTGQFRSQGGLAVTVNCSLQQCLDWKPDVVVVIGGMIWERADAPDIRDFLHTSRSSGATIAGICGGTLALARAGLLDTVSHTSNSADFLQQNAAGYEGSSLYRSSPVAVVADRIITAPGPAPVSFTCAVFEAAGLSSEIISQFRSMLAAEHG
- a CDS encoding gamma-glutamyltransferase family protein — translated: MLKFSAHEYPYPSQRQSVFARRGMVAASQPLAAEAGIEIMRNGGNAIDAAIATAAALTVVEPTGCGLGGDAFALVWSKGQLHGLNGNGQAPAALTIDAVKACGHERMPLYGWTPVTVPGCPSAWAELSRRFGKLPFAELLQPAISLAREGFPVSPVVARQWQTALDEFSPHRDPVLDAWFDTFLIDGRAPKAGELFRNPAQARTLEELADSACESLYRGALAQRLDAHSRATGGYLRASDLQDYRAQWVDPISINYRGYDVWEIPPSGQGLVALMTLKILQGFDFDHRDSQQTWHRQLEAMKLAYSDGLHYITDPLHMRVAVADLLSDTYSSQRREQIVDQAQQPDPGDPHASGTVYLATADAQGNMVSFIQSNYHGFGSGVVLPDSGIALQNRGQEFSLDPDHANCLAPGKKTFHTIIPGFISKGDAPVGPFGVMGGYMQPQGHVQMVMNLVDFGLNPQAALDAPRWQWLGGMKVGIEQGASRDLAASLARRGHKVQVDCDLINYGRGQIIIRDPDTGVLCGGTEPRADSHIAVW